GACAAATGGGTGGTAGTTTGGAACGGGGTTCGCCACACTTCAGGTAAAATCATCTCCTAAGCACGTTTGCAACAGCCAagggctgtattcgggttcggctttctgacagtccgataattgttctaggactgcgcaaaactgttgcgccctagtattaaatcctcgGCGCAATTcaagaaccattctcggaccgtccgaaagccgaaccgaACCGAACCGAAACGAACCGAGGGGGGTGAAACTCGCTTAGAAACAACGTGAACCGCTAAAATGTGCTGACAAGGCTGCCGTCTAGCGGAACGTATTGTAAACAGCAGAAATGACGCGCATGCGCGTGAAATGTAATGTCATGTCAGTGTCAAGACTGAGGAAAAAAGTAAACAAcaaacaccatttttttttgtatttaaaATCCATATCCTGATACCAATATTTCATTCTTTCTTTTCATTGCCTGCTACGCATGTTGTGTACGCTCTGATAGTTTAAATTTTGCCGAGTTATTCTCCGATTTATATTCCCACAATGTCGAGATTTTGTTGTGTTCCCAAATGCATGATGAAGATTTGAGGGTTCTGGCTCCAACAAAGTGTTATGGGAGTGAAAAAgggaaagatattttgaaagcaACAGAAAGAACAGTTTCTCAATCTATTTTAGAAGGTATGTAGTCTTTCGTAACTATTGTACAAAGTGTAATTGTTggatttttcagaatgtcaacCTTCAAGACAGGAAGATTCTGAAGAAATACAGTGGAAATATATTCCAGAAGGTATACAGTCTATTAGTATTTTTTCAAGTGTAATGTTTGgcattatttttcagaatctcaACCTTGCTCAGTTCCGGCAACTCACATATCTAAGAAGAAAGGAGGGCCGATTGAGGAGCAGAAACATAGCTTTGAGGGAGAAAGTAATGATGTTGAAGAAAACAAACACCTTGGGTTGCCTCAACAAGGTGAACAGAAcaacattcaatttttttatgtctcaacaaatgaaccaaaaacaaaagaagagggGTCGTTGATACTTTCTTGATGACAAAAAAAGGAGATAGGTATTATCCTTTCATGATTCTATTTATCTCCtcatatttatttcatattttatatatattagcaatattgtatttatttattctattgaatttataAATCAGCTAAATGAATTGATCCTGTACATACAATTTTCTACTTTTCATAAATTTAGAAATTCCACACAATCTCAAGTACTGAAGGTAAATTGTTGAATTCCttcaaattaattaatttctgAAAAGATTGCTac
Above is a window of Coccinella septempunctata chromosome 5, icCocSept1.1, whole genome shotgun sequence DNA encoding:
- the LOC123314471 gene encoding uncharacterized protein LOC123314471; its protein translation is MHDEDLRVLAPTKCYGSEKGKDILKATERTVSQSILEECQPSRQEDSEEIQWKYIPEESQPCSVPATHISKKKGGPIEEQKHSFEGESNDVEENKHLGLPQQGEQNNIQFFYVSTNEPKTKEEGSLILS